TTCTGCGTAAAAAAGAAATAATATCAAAAGTAGCAATAATAAAAGGCCTTCAGGAGAAATATACCCGAGAAAAAGCCCTCAGAGAAAAACTTGAGGAAAACATGAGGTCTATAAAGAAGATCAGGGTAATGGAATTATCTAAAAAAGGAGTTCCTGTAAAGATCATTGAAACATTCACCAGGGAAGGAATAAGGAATGCATGTGATTACTGGAAGATTAAAAAAGGCGATATAGTGCTTTTGTCAAGTACAGAGGGAGGGGGCTCACAAACAGCTTCCTTAATAAATGAAATTGGCGTAAAAGCTGTTATTGCTGCAGATAAAATGTCGCATCCTGCAGAAGAAGAATTTGAAAAGAATATGGTGCCAGTACTTGATTTAAATAGTATCAACCTCCAGATGATTGATGAATTTGCTGTTATAGAAGAAGATGTTTTAAACAGGGAAATTGAAAAATGGAAGAAAAATGTGGAAACTAAACGGAAAAAAGAGGAAGAAAATAAACTTTTTAAAGTTATAGATGAATACCGTGCTCAAAGAAGGCGTGAATAAGATTTTATAAATAATTCTAATTATTTATAATTAAATTTATTAAGAATAAAATTTAATGTTCATTAATGTCAATTAAAATTGCAGTTATAATTGGAACAAGGCCGGAAATAATTAAAATGGCTCCTGTAATTGATGAAATTGAAAACAGGGGCATCAATTACGTTTTAATTCATACTGGACAGCATTATGATCATGAAATGTCAGACCAGTTTTTCATTGATTTAGAATTAAGAAAACCTGATTATAATATAGGTGTAGGCTCTGGATCTCACGGGGAACAAACAGCTAACATGATTAAGGGCATAGAAGATGTTTTAATTGCAGAACAGCCTGATTTGGTGCTTGTGCAGGGAGATACTAACGCCGTGCTTTCTGGTGCAATTGTGGCATCAAAGCTTCATATTCCCGTAGGGCATGTTGAGGCGGGTTTAAGGTCATATGACAAATCAATGCCTGAAGAAATCAACAGAGAAGTTGCAGATGTTTGTTCAAAGCTTTATTTTGTGCCTACCGAAGAATCTGCCTTAAATTTACTTTTTGCAGGTATAAATCCTGAAGATATCTTTATAACTGGAAATACCGTTGTTGATGCATGTATAAGAAATCTCAAGATAGCAGAAAAGAAATCAAAGATCATTTCAACTCCCCATTTCCATGGAGAAATCATGACGCTCACCATGCACAGGGCAGAGAACGTTGACAATCAGGAGAGACTTCAAAATATTGTAGAAGCATTAATAGAACTTAATGAACTTACTATTGTTTTTCCAATACATCCAAGAACTGTTAAAAACCTTGAAAAATATGATTTACTTGAAAAAATTGAAAATACAGAACATATAAAACTTATAAAGCCATTAGGCTATCTTGACTTTTTACTTCTCTTATCAAAGTCTAAATTAATTATGACTGATTCTGGCGGTCTGCAGGAAGAAGCCATCACTTTAAATATCCCTTGTTTAACGCTAAGATATAATACTGAACGCCCAGAAACCGTTGAAGCAGGCGGAAACATACTTGCAGGTGCAGATAAAGAAAATATCATCGAAAATGTTAGAAAAATCATGAATAACACTGATTTATATAATAAAATGAAGAATGCTAGAAATCCCTACGGAGATGGGAATTCATCAAAGAAAATTCTTGATGCAATATTAGGATTATATAAGGATAACAAACTTAAAATATCAGTACCTGAAAATATAATGAAAAAAAGAACCCGCAAGTTAATTAAAGTAAATGAAAACATTAAATTAAGAGATTTTGAGAAAATAAATGATAATTTAAGAGTTAATATAGTATTTGAAGAGGGTAATCCTTTATATCCTCACGATGAGCTTAATTTAAAAAATAAGTTATTATTAGTGGACCAATTTATTGATTAAATTCATTAATTTCAAAGAGATTAAAAAAAATGATTCAAGAGAACTCAAAG
This genomic window from Methanobacterium sp. contains:
- the wecB gene encoding UDP-N-acetylglucosamine 2-epimerase (non-hydrolyzing) codes for the protein MKIAVIIGTRPEIIKMAPVIDEIENRGINYVLIHTGQHYDHEMSDQFFIDLELRKPDYNIGVGSGSHGEQTANMIKGIEDVLIAEQPDLVLVQGDTNAVLSGAIVASKLHIPVGHVEAGLRSYDKSMPEEINREVADVCSKLYFVPTEESALNLLFAGINPEDIFITGNTVVDACIRNLKIAEKKSKIISTPHFHGEIMTLTMHRAENVDNQERLQNIVEALIELNELTIVFPIHPRTVKNLEKYDLLEKIENTEHIKLIKPLGYLDFLLLLSKSKLIMTDSGGLQEEAITLNIPCLTLRYNTERPETVEAGGNILAGADKENIIENVRKIMNNTDLYNKMKNARNPYGDGNSSKKILDAILGLYKDNKLKISVPENIMKKRTRKLIKVNENIKLRDFEKINDNLRVNIVFEEGNPLYPHDELNLKNKLLLVDQFID